One part of the Futiania mangrovi genome encodes these proteins:
- a CDS encoding vitamin B12-dependent ribonucleotide reductase gives MRIERRYTSEGQSPYAAIAFRTTSSEIRNPDGSVVFKLDGIEVPQAWSQVAGDIIAQKYFRKAGVPAALKAVEENDVPSWLWRKVPDDAALAKLPEEERFGGETDSRQVFDRLAGAWTYWGWKGGYFDSEADAQAYYDEMRYMLATQKAAPNSPQWFNTGLHWAYGIDGPGQGHYYVDFQSGKLTKSKSAYEHPQPHACFIQGIDDDLVGDGGIMDLWVREARLFKYGSGTGTNFSRLRSENEPLSGGGKSSGLMSFLKIGDRAAGAIKSGGTTRRAAKMVVVDVDHPDIEKYIGWKVKEEQKVAALVAGSKLCNKHLNAIMRACINCEADAEDCYDPRKNPALKREIKAARAAMIPENYVKRVIDFARQGYSEIDFDVYDTDWDSEAYVTVAGQNSNNSVRVTDAFLRAVEEDGMWELTRRTDGKIAARVRARELWEQIGHAAWASADPGIQYHTTINDWHTCPADGDIRASNPCSEYMFLDDTACNLASLNLMQFRQEDGRFDIEGFEHAVRLWTVTLEISVLMAQFPSKKIAQLSYEFRTLGLGFANIGGLLMSSGLSYDSAEGRALCGAITAVMTGVSYATSAEMAGELGAFPGYERNAAHMLRVIRNHRRAAHGAMEGYEGLNTTPVPLDAANCPDRDLVSAARRAWDRALELGEVNGYRNAQASVIAPTGTIGLVMDCDTTGIEPDFALVKFKKLAGGGYFKIINRAVPQALETLGYGPDQIRAIEKYAVGYGSLADAPGINHETLKAKGFAQAQIDAVEAQLASCYDIRFVFNKWTLGEEFCTRVLGIQKAALDDYNFDLLAAIGFTKAEIEKANLHVCGTMTLEGAPHLKDEHLPVFDCANPCGRIGKRYLSVESHIHMMAASQPFISGAISKTINMPNKATVEDCKDAYMLSWRLGLKANALYRDGSKLSQPLSAQLLDDDDVADDLEDLVAAEAPMQERAQAVAERIVERIIRSDRQKLPHRRKGYTQKAIVGGHKVYLRTGEYEDGKLGEIFVDMHKEGAAFRSLMNNFAIAVSLGLQYGVPLEEYVDAFTFTRFEPAGLVQGNDTIKNATSILDYVFRELAVSYLGRNDLAHVDPSEVRFDALGGGEGEGKAPEDEGGVTSVPVFKVASAGFLRAAQGGSHLTVISGGAQTPAQAVAYAGGGEAAAAAYGATDGALAMAVSGSLQTDRIVEARMKGYEGDPCGECGNFTLVRNGTCMKCDTCGSTSGCS, from the coding sequence ATGCGCATCGAACGCCGTTACACGTCTGAAGGTCAATCGCCCTACGCGGCGATCGCGTTCCGCACCACGTCGAGCGAGATCCGCAATCCGGACGGCTCCGTGGTGTTCAAGCTCGACGGGATCGAGGTGCCGCAGGCGTGGAGCCAGGTGGCAGGCGACATCATCGCGCAGAAATACTTCCGCAAGGCGGGCGTACCCGCGGCGCTGAAGGCGGTGGAGGAGAACGACGTCCCCTCCTGGCTGTGGCGCAAGGTTCCTGACGATGCGGCGCTGGCGAAACTTCCCGAGGAAGAGCGTTTCGGCGGAGAGACCGATTCCCGCCAGGTGTTCGACCGGCTGGCCGGTGCCTGGACCTATTGGGGCTGGAAGGGCGGCTATTTCGATTCCGAAGCTGACGCCCAGGCCTACTACGACGAGATGCGGTACATGCTGGCCACGCAGAAGGCCGCACCGAACAGCCCGCAGTGGTTCAACACGGGCCTGCATTGGGCCTATGGCATCGACGGTCCGGGCCAAGGTCACTATTACGTCGACTTCCAGAGCGGCAAGCTGACCAAGTCGAAGTCGGCCTATGAGCATCCGCAGCCGCACGCCTGCTTCATTCAGGGCATCGACGACGATCTCGTCGGCGACGGCGGCATCATGGACCTGTGGGTGCGCGAGGCGCGGCTCTTCAAGTACGGCTCGGGCACGGGCACGAACTTCTCCCGCCTGCGCTCGGAGAACGAGCCCCTGTCGGGCGGCGGCAAGTCGTCGGGTCTCATGTCCTTCCTCAAGATCGGCGACCGGGCGGCGGGCGCGATCAAGTCGGGCGGCACGACGCGCCGCGCGGCCAAGATGGTCGTGGTCGACGTCGACCATCCGGATATCGAGAAGTACATCGGCTGGAAGGTTAAGGAGGAGCAGAAGGTCGCCGCGCTCGTCGCGGGCTCCAAGCTCTGCAACAAGCACCTGAACGCGATCATGCGCGCCTGCATCAATTGCGAGGCAGACGCCGAGGATTGCTACGATCCGCGCAAGAACCCCGCCCTGAAGCGGGAGATCAAGGCCGCCCGCGCCGCTATGATCCCGGAGAATTATGTCAAGCGCGTCATCGACTTCGCCCGCCAGGGTTATTCGGAGATCGACTTCGACGTCTATGACACCGACTGGGATTCGGAGGCCTATGTCACGGTCGCCGGCCAGAACTCCAACAACTCCGTCCGCGTGACCGACGCCTTCCTGCGCGCGGTCGAGGAAGACGGCATGTGGGAGCTGACCCGCCGCACCGACGGCAAGATCGCCGCCCGCGTCCGCGCCCGCGAGCTGTGGGAGCAGATCGGCCACGCCGCCTGGGCGTCCGCCGACCCCGGCATCCAGTACCACACGACGATCAACGACTGGCACACCTGCCCGGCCGATGGCGACATCCGCGCGTCGAACCCGTGCTCGGAGTACATGTTCCTCGACGACACGGCGTGCAATCTCGCCTCGCTGAACCTCATGCAGTTCCGCCAGGAAGACGGCCGCTTCGACATCGAGGGGTTCGAGCACGCGGTACGCCTGTGGACCGTCACGCTCGAGATCTCGGTGCTGATGGCGCAGTTCCCGTCGAAGAAGATCGCACAACTGTCCTACGAGTTCCGCACGCTGGGCCTGGGCTTCGCCAACATCGGCGGCCTGCTGATGTCCTCGGGCCTGTCCTACGACAGCGCCGAGGGGCGCGCGCTGTGCGGGGCGATCACCGCGGTGATGACCGGCGTCTCCTACGCGACGAGCGCGGAGATGGCGGGCGAGCTGGGCGCCTTCCCGGGCTATGAGCGCAATGCCGCGCACATGCTGCGCGTCATCCGCAACCACCGCCGTGCCGCGCACGGTGCGATGGAAGGCTACGAGGGCCTGAACACGACGCCCGTGCCGCTCGACGCGGCCAACTGCCCCGACAGGGATCTGGTGAGCGCCGCGCGCCGCGCCTGGGACCGCGCGCTGGAGCTTGGGGAGGTCAACGGCTACCGCAACGCGCAGGCCTCGGTAATTGCGCCAACGGGCACCATCGGCCTCGTGATGGACTGCGACACGACGGGCATCGAGCCGGACTTCGCGCTGGTGAAGTTCAAGAAGCTCGCGGGCGGCGGCTACTTCAAGATCATCAACCGCGCGGTGCCGCAGGCGCTGGAGACGCTGGGCTACGGCCCCGACCAGATCCGCGCGATCGAGAAGTATGCGGTCGGCTACGGATCGCTGGCCGACGCACCGGGGATCAACCACGAGACGCTCAAGGCCAAGGGCTTCGCGCAGGCGCAGATCGACGCGGTCGAGGCGCAGCTGGCGAGCTGCTACGACATCCGCTTCGTCTTCAACAAGTGGACGCTGGGCGAGGAGTTCTGCACCCGCGTACTGGGCATCCAGAAGGCGGCGCTCGACGACTACAACTTCGACCTGCTGGCGGCCATCGGCTTCACCAAGGCGGAGATCGAGAAGGCCAATTTGCACGTCTGCGGCACCATGACGCTCGAGGGTGCGCCGCACCTGAAGGACGAGCACCTGCCCGTCTTCGACTGCGCCAACCCCTGCGGCCGGATCGGCAAGCGCTATCTCTCGGTCGAAAGCCACATCCACATGATGGCGGCCTCGCAGCCCTTCATCTCGGGTGCGATCTCCAAGACGATCAACATGCCGAACAAGGCGACGGTGGAGGATTGCAAGGACGCCTACATGCTGTCCTGGCGCCTCGGCCTGAAGGCGAACGCGCTCTACCGCGACGGCTCCAAGCTCTCGCAACCCCTGTCGGCCCAGCTTCTCGACGACGACGACGTGGCGGACGACCTGGAGGACCTGGTCGCGGCGGAAGCCCCGATGCAGGAGCGCGCGCAGGCCGTTGCCGAGCGGATCGTGGAGCGCATCATCCGCTCCGACCGGCAGAAGCTTCCGCACCGGCGCAAGGGCTATACGCAGAAGGCCATCGTGGGCGGCCACAAGGTCTACCTGCGCACCGGCGAGTACGAGGACGGCAAGCTCGGCGAGATCTTCGTCGACATGCACAAGGAGGGCGCGGCCTTCCGGTCGCTGATGAACAATTTCGCGATCGCCGTCTCGCTCGGCCTGCAGTACGGCGTGCCGCTGGAGGAGTATGTCGACGCCTTCACCTTCACGCGGTTCGAACCGGCGGGCCTCGTCCAGGGCAACGACACGATCAAGAACGCGACGTCGATCCTCGACTATGTGTTCCGCGAACTGGCCGTGTCCTACCTCGGGCGCAACGACCTCGCCCATGTCGACCCGTCGGAGGTGCGCTTCGACGCGCTCGGCGGCGGCGAAGGCGAAGGCAAGGCGCCGGAGGACGAGGGCGGCGTAACCTCCGTTCCGGTCTTCAAGGTGGCGAGCGCGGGCTTCCTGCGCGCGGCGCAGGGCGGCAGCCACCTGACGGTGATCTCGGGCGGTGCGCAGACCCCGGCCCAGGCGGTCGCCTATGCGGGCGGCGGCGAGGCGGCGGCGGCGGCCTATGGCGCCACCGACGGCGCGCTGGCGATGGCCGTCTCCGGCTCTCTCCAGACCGACCGCATCGTCGAGGCCCGCATGAAGGGCTACGAGGGCGACCCCTGCGGCGAATGCGGCAACTTCACGCTGGTGCGCAACGGCACCTGCATGAAGTGCGACACCTGCGGCAGCACAAGCGGGTGTTCGTGA
- a CDS encoding DUF2155 domain-containing protein — protein MRHAGKRRRFGLLAAGVLMLAAGGAGAAEATSATLRALDKVTTRITDIDLKVGETATFGALTIRLERCVVAEGEGAKARLAIDYRTAQGETKRVFDGWMFSEMPALNPLEHPTYDVWVASCSTS, from the coding sequence ATGCGGCACGCGGGTAAGCGGCGCCGGTTCGGTCTGCTGGCGGCCGGCGTGCTGATGCTCGCCGCGGGCGGGGCAGGGGCGGCGGAGGCGACGTCGGCCACGCTGCGGGCCCTCGACAAGGTCACGACGCGCATTACCGACATCGACCTGAAGGTGGGCGAGACCGCCACCTTCGGCGCGCTGACGATCCGGCTGGAGCGGTGCGTCGTCGCGGAGGGCGAGGGCGCCAAGGCACGCCTCGCCATCGACTACCGGACCGCACAGGGCGAGACGAAGCGGGTTTTCGACGGCTGGATGTTCAGCGAGATGCCGGCCCTCAACCCGCTCGAGCACCCGACCTACGACGTCTGGGTCGCAAGCTGCAGCACGTCCTGA
- the accB gene encoding acetyl-CoA carboxylase biotin carboxyl carrier protein yields MAKGTIDQDLIRQLAALLDETKLTEIEVEQDGTRVRVSRAGGTVAMAAPAPLAAPAPAAEAVAPAAVHDPAKTVISPMVGTVYVAPEPGAAAFVQVGDQVQEGQTLFIVEAMKVMNPIAAPRGGRVKQILVADGEPVEYGEPLLVLE; encoded by the coding sequence ATGGCGAAGGGCACCATCGACCAGGATCTCATCCGGCAGCTTGCCGCCCTCCTCGACGAGACGAAGCTGACCGAGATCGAGGTGGAGCAGGACGGAACCCGCGTGCGCGTCTCCCGCGCCGGCGGTACGGTCGCGATGGCGGCGCCGGCCCCGCTTGCTGCGCCCGCCCCGGCGGCGGAGGCGGTGGCCCCCGCGGCGGTGCACGATCCCGCAAAGACGGTGATCTCTCCGATGGTGGGCACTGTCTATGTCGCGCCGGAGCCCGGTGCAGCGGCCTTCGTCCAGGTCGGCGACCAGGTGCAGGAAGGCCAGACCCTCTTCATCGTCGAGGCGATGAAGGTCATGAACCCGATCGCCGCACCGCGCGGCGGTCGCGTGAAGCAGATCCTCGTCGCCGACGGTGAACCCGTCGAGTACGGCGAGCCTCTGCTCGTCCTCGAATAG
- the aat gene encoding leucyl/phenylalanyl-tRNA--protein transferase, with the protein MSDRTLTPELLLRAYALGIFPMGQSRNDPTLYWVDPEERGILPLDGVHVPRRLARTIRQAPYTVTVDRDFGGILELCAESAPDRPETWINPRIDALYRELFVMGVAHSVECWDRGHLVGGLYGVSLGGAFFGESMVSRARDASKIALVYLVARLRYGGYRLLDTQFQTRHLAQFGVVEIPRLRYRELLAEAIDAVDADFRALPADTSPQDVLQLATQTS; encoded by the coding sequence GTGAGCGACCGCACCCTCACGCCTGAGCTTCTGCTGCGGGCCTACGCGCTCGGCATCTTTCCCATGGGACAGTCGCGGAACGATCCCACGCTTTACTGGGTCGACCCGGAGGAACGCGGGATCTTGCCTCTGGATGGCGTGCACGTGCCGAGGCGGCTTGCGAGGACGATTCGCCAGGCCCCCTACACCGTGACGGTCGACCGCGACTTCGGGGGCATCCTGGAACTCTGCGCCGAAAGCGCACCGGACCGGCCCGAGACCTGGATCAATCCGCGCATAGACGCGCTCTACCGCGAACTGTTCGTGATGGGGGTCGCCCATAGCGTGGAGTGCTGGGACCGTGGCCACCTTGTCGGCGGCCTCTACGGCGTGTCGCTGGGCGGCGCCTTCTTCGGCGAGAGCATGGTCAGCCGCGCCCGCGATGCCAGCAAGATCGCCCTGGTCTATCTTGTTGCGCGCCTGCGTTACGGCGGCTACCGGCTGCTCGATACCCAGTTCCAGACGCGCCATCTCGCCCAGTTCGGCGTCGTCGAAATCCCGCGCCTGCGCTACCGGGAGCTTCTGGCCGAAGCGATCGATGCAGTCGATGCCGACTTCCGCGCGCTGCCCGCGGACACGTCCCCTCAGGACGTGCTGCAGCTTGCGACCCAGACGTCGTAG
- a CDS encoding response regulator, whose amino-acid sequence MSQAPLAGRNLSVLVVEDQEMMRRLLSDMLLLLGVEDVHEAADGREALDIVAARPFDAIVTDLTMAPVDGLAFLRTLRHARFGERAVCPVVMVTGHASPRSVMAARALGCAQFLAKPVTREDLGKRLRRAIDAPVRFVLEGEMYRPVLPAEQTDDGGVWMVG is encoded by the coding sequence ATGTCGCAGGCCCCGCTTGCAGGAAGAAACCTGAGCGTCCTGGTTGTCGAAGATCAGGAGATGATGCGGCGTCTCCTTTCGGACATGCTGCTTCTGCTGGGGGTGGAGGACGTGCACGAGGCGGCAGACGGGCGCGAGGCGCTCGACATTGTCGCCGCACGCCCGTTCGACGCGATCGTGACGGATCTGACGATGGCCCCGGTCGACGGGCTGGCCTTCCTGCGAACCCTGCGCCACGCCCGTTTCGGGGAGCGTGCCGTCTGTCCCGTCGTGATGGTCACGGGACACGCAAGTCCCAGGTCGGTGATGGCGGCGCGCGCTCTCGGCTGCGCGCAGTTCCTCGCCAAGCCGGTCACGCGGGAGGATCTTGGCAAGCGCCTGCGCCGCGCCATCGACGCGCCCGTCCGCTTCGTCCTGGAAGGCGAGATGTACCGCCCCGTGCTTCCCGCCGAGCAGACCGACGACGGCGGCGTGTGGATGGTGGGCTGA
- the accC gene encoding acetyl-CoA carboxylase biotin carboxylase subunit produces the protein MFEKVLIANRGEIALRIHRACKEMGIRTVAVHSTADADAMHVRLADESVCIGPPSAAESYLNIPSILAACDVTGAEAIHPGYGFLSENARFADIVTAHGLTFIGPRAEHIRLMGDKIAAKQAARDLGIPVVPGSDGPVTTEEQAVEASRVIGYPVIVKAAAGGGGRGMKVARDEAELKSVIRTARAEAKAAFGDDAVYIEKYLANPRHIEIQVIADGFGNSVHLGERDCSLQRRHQKVLEEAPSPALNETDRARIGGIVADAIRKLGYLGVGTVEFLYEDGEFYFIEMNTRLQVEHPVTEAITRIDLVREQIRIAAGLPLSFRQEDVSFSGHAIECRINAEDPRTFRPSPGTITDFHAPGGLGVRLDSAIYSGYRIPPYYDSLIGKLIVHGNTRNECLMRLRRALGEFVIGGVSTTIPLFQDLIENPDFMNGDYDIKWLERHLSDEPKAPETDTKG, from the coding sequence ATGTTCGAGAAGGTTCTGATCGCAAATCGTGGCGAGATCGCCCTGCGGATCCATCGCGCCTGCAAGGAGATGGGTATCCGCACGGTCGCCGTGCATTCCACGGCCGACGCGGACGCCATGCACGTCCGCCTCGCCGACGAGAGCGTATGTATCGGGCCGCCCTCGGCCGCCGAGAGCTATCTGAACATCCCGAGCATCCTCGCGGCATGCGACGTGACGGGCGCGGAAGCCATTCATCCCGGCTACGGCTTCCTGTCGGAGAACGCGCGCTTCGCCGACATCGTGACCGCGCACGGGCTCACCTTCATCGGGCCGCGGGCGGAGCACATCCGCCTCATGGGCGACAAGATCGCCGCGAAACAGGCAGCCCGCGACCTCGGCATCCCCGTCGTCCCGGGCTCCGACGGGCCGGTGACGACGGAAGAGCAGGCGGTCGAGGCGTCCCGCGTCATCGGTTATCCCGTGATCGTCAAGGCTGCTGCCGGCGGCGGCGGGCGCGGCATGAAGGTCGCCCGCGACGAGGCGGAACTGAAGTCCGTCATCCGCACCGCGCGTGCCGAGGCGAAGGCCGCGTTCGGCGACGACGCCGTCTATATCGAGAAATATCTCGCCAATCCGCGCCACATCGAGATCCAGGTGATCGCCGATGGCTTCGGAAACTCCGTCCACCTGGGGGAGCGCGACTGCTCCCTGCAGCGCCGCCACCAGAAGGTGCTGGAGGAAGCGCCCTCGCCCGCGCTGAACGAAACGGACCGCGCGCGCATCGGCGGCATCGTCGCGGACGCGATCCGCAAGCTCGGCTATCTCGGCGTCGGCACCGTAGAGTTCCTGTACGAGGATGGGGAATTCTACTTCATCGAGATGAACACCCGCCTCCAGGTCGAGCACCCGGTGACCGAGGCGATCACCCGCATCGACCTCGTGCGCGAGCAGATCCGCATTGCCGCCGGGCTGCCGCTCTCGTTCAGGCAGGAGGACGTGAGCTTCTCCGGACATGCGATCGAATGTCGGATCAACGCGGAGGACCCGCGGACCTTCCGGCCCTCGCCCGGCACCATTACCGACTTCCACGCACCGGGCGGACTGGGCGTGCGGCTCGACTCGGCCATCTACTCCGGCTATCGCATCCCGCCTTATTACGACAGCCTGATCGGCAAGCTGATCGTGCACGGCAACACCCGCAACGAGTGCCTGATGCGGCTGCGGCGGGCGCTGGGGGAGTTCGTGATCGGCGGTGTCAGCACCACCATTCCCCTGTTTCAGGACCTGATCGAGAACCCGGACTTCATGAACGGCGACTACGACATCAAGTGGCTGGAGCGCCATCTTTCCGACGAGCCGAAAGCGCCGGAGACGGACACCAAGGGGTGA
- a CDS encoding NADH:ubiquinone oxidoreductase subunit NDUFA12: MKLLKQIFTWWNGQTIGTALYTWRKGVRVGEDGAGNVYYRSREGDRRWVIYNGEAEASRVPPDWHAWLHHTVKEPPTVAPLPAKAWEKPHVPNPTGTEGAYFPPGSLARGGNLARPAPDYEAWQPE, translated from the coding sequence ATGAAGCTTCTGAAGCAGATCTTCACCTGGTGGAACGGTCAGACCATCGGCACGGCGCTCTATACGTGGCGGAAGGGCGTGCGCGTGGGCGAGGATGGCGCGGGCAACGTCTATTACCGCAGCCGGGAGGGTGACCGGCGCTGGGTCATCTACAATGGCGAGGCGGAAGCCTCGCGCGTGCCGCCGGACTGGCACGCCTGGCTGCACCACACGGTGAAGGAGCCGCCGACCGTGGCGCCGCTTCCCGCAAAGGCCTGGGAGAAGCCGCACGTGCCGAACCCGACGGGCACGGAGGGTGCCTACTTCCCGCCCGGTTCGCTGGCGCGTGGCGGCAATCTCGCCCGGCCTGCACCCGATTACGAAGCCTGGCAGCCCGAGTAA
- the mlaD gene encoding outer membrane lipid asymmetry maintenance protein MlaD, whose translation MREKLLETLIGALVLVVAGGFFIYAYSRADTEVSGGYALVANFDRADGLTRGTDVRLSGIKIGQVIDQALDRQTYFAKVTVSIDPTVEIPADSSIRVASEGLLGGAYLSIEPGASDDMMKAGDEFLHTQGAVDLVGLLGQAVFSAGGGKQEDGQ comes from the coding sequence ATGCGCGAGAAACTGCTCGAGACGCTGATCGGCGCGCTTGTTCTCGTCGTGGCGGGCGGCTTCTTCATTTATGCCTATTCACGGGCCGATACCGAGGTTTCCGGCGGCTATGCGCTGGTGGCGAACTTCGACCGGGCCGACGGGCTGACGCGCGGCACTGACGTGCGCCTGTCGGGAATCAAGATCGGCCAGGTGATCGATCAGGCTCTCGACCGTCAGACCTATTTTGCGAAGGTGACAGTGTCGATCGACCCGACGGTCGAAATCCCGGCCGATTCCTCGATCCGCGTGGCGAGCGAGGGGCTGCTGGGCGGTGCCTATCTGTCGATCGAGCCGGGTGCATCCGACGACATGATGAAGGCGGGCGACGAATTCCTGCACACGCAGGGCGCGGTGGACCTCGTCGGCCTTCTCGGGCAGGCGGTGTTCAGCGCCGGTGGCGGCAAGCAGGAGGACGGACAATGA
- a CDS encoding class I SAM-dependent methyltransferase, translated as MSGAMAWSAEDYAANARFVSDLAAPLVDLLDPKAEERILDIGCGDGVLTQKIVARGAEVLGLDASPDMVSATRALGIPAEIGNAMKLTFEGEFDAVFSNAALHWMPDARAVVRGVHRALKPGGRFVGEFGGKGNVAAIETAIRAILKVRGLDKGIPNPWYFPTPEEYGELLAEEGFTVREIALVPRPTPVVAGMARWLDTLAAPLLSGLDAEQRAAVRDEAVELLAPALRDSKGQWRADYVRLRFHAARG; from the coding sequence ATGAGCGGTGCAATGGCGTGGTCGGCAGAGGATTATGCGGCGAACGCCCGCTTCGTTTCCGATCTCGCGGCACCGCTGGTGGACCTGCTCGACCCGAAGGCGGAGGAGCGTATCCTCGACATCGGGTGCGGCGATGGCGTTCTGACCCAGAAGATCGTGGCGCGCGGGGCCGAGGTGCTGGGCCTCGACGCAAGCCCCGACATGGTCTCGGCCACCCGTGCGCTGGGCATCCCTGCCGAGATCGGCAACGCGATGAAGCTGACCTTCGAGGGAGAGTTCGACGCGGTCTTCAGCAATGCCGCGCTGCACTGGATGCCGGATGCGCGCGCCGTGGTGCGGGGCGTGCACCGCGCGCTGAAGCCCGGCGGGCGCTTCGTGGGGGAGTTCGGCGGGAAGGGCAATGTCGCGGCGATCGAGACGGCGATCCGCGCGATCCTGAAGGTGCGCGGCCTGGACAAGGGCATCCCGAATCCCTGGTATTTTCCCACGCCGGAGGAGTATGGCGAGCTTCTTGCCGAGGAAGGTTTCACCGTGCGGGAGATCGCGCTGGTCCCGCGGCCGACACCGGTGGTGGCAGGCATGGCGCGCTGGCTCGACACCCTGGCGGCGCCGCTGTTGAGCGGGCTCGACGCGGAACAAAGGGCAGCGGTGCGCGACGAGGCGGTGGAGCTTCTGGCCCCGGCCTTGCGGGACAGCAAGGGTCAGTGGCGTGCGGACTATGTGCGGCTGAGGTTCCATGCGGCACGCGGGTAA
- the aspS gene encoding aspartate--tRNA ligase, protein MHAYRSHTCAALRESDAGTAVRLSGWVHRVRDHGGLLFIDLRDHYGITQIVADPDSPAFATAERLRSEWVVRVDGEVRHRPAETVNANLPTGAIEVFAASIDVLSEAQELPLPVFGELEYPEETRLKYRFLDLRRDRLHRNIVLRSQIIASIRRRMTDAGFMEFQTPILTASSPEGARDFLVPSRLHPGKFYALPQAPQQFKQLIMVAGFDRYFQIAPCFRDEDARADRSPGEFYQLDIEMSFVEQEDVFQAVEPIMRGLFEEFGAGRHVPDATFPRIPYAEAMLKYGSDKPDLRIPLEIVDLTEEFTDESVTFNAFKNVIAKGGVVRGIPAPGAASQPRSFFDKLNDWARKDMGAAGLGYVVLEDEEGALAGKGPIAKFIPAPVLARMAHKAGLKGGDALFFSCDQADRAAALAGQARVRIGRELGLQEEGTFRFCWVVDFPMFEWDEDNKKVEFSHNPFSMPQGGMEALLTQDPLTIKAYQYDIVCNGIELSSGAIRNHLPEIMYKAFEIAGYGPEVVEGKFGGMLNAFKYGAPPHGGIAPGVDRIVMLLAGEENIREVTLFPMNQRAQDLMMDAPAEVGAKQLRDVHIRVVKPEGN, encoded by the coding sequence GGGTGCACCGGGTGCGCGATCACGGCGGGCTGCTCTTCATCGACCTGCGCGACCATTACGGCATCACGCAGATCGTGGCCGACCCGGACTCGCCCGCCTTCGCCACGGCGGAGCGGCTGCGGTCGGAATGGGTCGTGCGCGTCGACGGCGAGGTGCGCCACCGCCCGGCGGAGACCGTGAACGCCAACCTGCCCACCGGGGCGATCGAGGTGTTCGCAGCCTCCATCGACGTGCTGTCGGAGGCGCAGGAGCTGCCCCTGCCGGTGTTCGGCGAGCTTGAATACCCGGAGGAGACGCGGCTCAAGTACCGCTTCCTGGACCTGCGGCGCGACCGGCTGCACCGCAACATCGTGCTGCGCTCGCAGATCATCGCGTCGATCCGCCGCCGCATGACCGACGCGGGCTTCATGGAGTTCCAGACGCCGATCCTGACGGCGTCGAGCCCGGAGGGGGCCCGCGACTTCCTCGTCCCCTCGCGTCTTCATCCCGGCAAGTTCTACGCCCTGCCGCAGGCGCCGCAGCAGTTCAAGCAGCTGATCATGGTCGCGGGCTTCGACCGCTATTTCCAGATCGCGCCCTGCTTCCGCGACGAGGACGCGCGCGCCGACCGCTCTCCGGGCGAGTTCTACCAGCTCGACATCGAGATGAGCTTCGTGGAGCAGGAGGACGTCTTCCAGGCGGTCGAGCCGATCATGCGCGGCCTGTTCGAGGAGTTCGGCGCGGGCCGCCATGTGCCCGACGCCACCTTCCCGCGCATCCCCTACGCCGAGGCGATGCTGAAGTACGGCTCCGACAAGCCCGACCTGCGCATCCCGCTCGAAATCGTCGACCTGACGGAGGAGTTCACGGACGAGAGCGTGACCTTCAACGCCTTCAAGAACGTGATCGCCAAGGGCGGCGTGGTGCGCGGCATCCCGGCGCCGGGGGCGGCATCGCAGCCGCGCTCCTTCTTCGACAAGCTGAACGACTGGGCGCGCAAGGACATGGGCGCGGCGGGCCTCGGTTATGTCGTGCTGGAGGACGAGGAAGGCGCGCTGGCCGGCAAGGGGCCGATCGCGAAGTTCATCCCCGCGCCCGTGCTCGCCCGCATGGCGCACAAGGCCGGCCTGAAGGGGGGCGATGCGCTGTTCTTCTCCTGCGACCAGGCGGACCGGGCGGCAGCGCTGGCGGGCCAGGCGCGCGTGCGCATCGGGCGGGAGCTTGGCTTGCAGGAGGAAGGCACCTTCCGCTTCTGCTGGGTCGTCGACTTCCCGATGTTCGAGTGGGACGAGGACAACAAGAAGGTCGAGTTCTCGCACAATCCCTTCTCCATGCCGCAAGGGGGCATGGAGGCGCTGCTGACCCAGGACCCGCTGACCATCAAGGCCTATCAGTACGACATCGTCTGCAACGGCATCGAACTATCGTCGGGCGCGATCCGGAACCACCTGCCGGAGATCATGTACAAGGCATTCGAGATCGCGGGCTATGGGCCGGAGGTCGTGGAAGGCAAGTTCGGCGGCATGCTCAATGCCTTCAAGTATGGCGCGCCGCCGCACGGTGGCATCGCGCCTGGCGTCGACCGCATCGTCATGCTGCTGGCAGGTGAGGAGAACATCCGCGAGGTGACGCTCTTCCCCATGAACCAGCGCGCGCAGGACCTGATGATGGACGCGCCCGCCGAAGTGGGCGCGAAACAGTTGCGCGACGTGCATATCCGCGTGGTGAAGCCCGAAGGCAACTGA